The following nucleotide sequence is from Planctomycetia bacterium.
GGTCAACGATGAAGTCGCCAATGCGATCGTCGCGCAATTGCTGTTCTTGCAATCGGACGACCCGAAAGCCGACATCCATCTCTACATCAACTCGCCGGGGGGCAGCGTCACCGCCGGCCTCGCGATCTACGACACGATGCAATTCGTCACCTGCGACGTGGCGACCTACTGCATCGGCCAGTGTGCATCGATGGGGGCCGTATTGCTCACCGCCGGCGCCGCCGGCAAGCGCCATGCGTTGCCCAACTCGCGGATCATGATCCACCAGCCGCTTGCCGGCATGGAAGGGACCGCCGAAGAGATCCTGATCCACGTCAAGGAATTCCGGAAGATCAAGCAGAAGCTCAACACGATCTTGCTCCGGCACACCGGCCATCCGTTGGAGAAGATCCAAGCGGATACCGAGCGCGACAACTTCATGTCGGCCGAAGAGGCCCGCGATTACAACTTGGTCGATAAGGTGATCGATCGCATGGACCGCCCGGTGACGACTCCGCAGACCGCGCCTACTTAATCTTGCCGAGGGTTTCGCCGGCCGGCCCGGCCGTGATCTTTCGCCGCTTCCATAACGCTCGACGAGGTTGCCCCTGCGGCCCGTCGAGCGTTGTCGTTGCTAGCAAACGAATCACAGGCCTTGCGGCTTTCCCACCGTCGGCATTGACGCGGCGGCGTAAAATCGCGACTATTCGCCCCTCTCCGCGACGGATTCGCGGTGCCGAAGCTTCGCACGCATACATCGACGGGCCGAAATGGATTTCCGGCGTCAGGCGCTCCTCATCATCGTCGCGCTCACAAGCGTTCTCGGTTGTCGCCACAATCAGGCGGCGAACCGTGAGCTGCTGGAGCGCGAACTGCGCCTGCAAGAAGATCGTATCTATCAACTCGAAGGCGCGCTCGAAGACGCGCAGCGCGAGTTGTGTCGCTCGCGCGGCATCGACCCCGACACGCTTCCTCCGGGCGGCAAGCCCACGCTCGGTGGCTTATTCGGCAGCGGCGGCTCTTCAGGCTCGACGTTCGCCCCTCCGCTCAACGGCCCTTCTACGGTCCAGCCCGGTTCCTCTTCCGGCACCGGCTCGACTGCGGCTCCGTCCGTGCTCTTGCCGCCGACCGGCGACACGGCCCCTCCGGCAGTTCAACTTCCGTCGACCGGCGCCGGCCCTGCGCCGCCGTTCCGCGGCGCTCCGATCATCTCGCCTCCCGACCCGACGAAGCCCGAAGGAATTCCGACTCCTGGCGCGACCCCCGGTGCGGCACCTCCGTTCAAGCCGGGCGGTGCGCAACACGGCGGCACGCACGACGGCGCACTTGCGCGCCGCGAACCGGTGATGAAGGAAATGTCGTCGCCGAAGTTCGTCTCGCCCGGCGCTCTCGGCAATAGCGCGATCGCCGGCGACGAACAAGGTGACCTGCTTCCCACGCCGCTCCCTGCGGACCTCAGCGTGAAAACGATTTCTCTGAATCGGCGAACCGGCGGCTGGAATTCCGACGGCAAGCCCGGCGACGACGGCATTCTCGTCGTCATCGAGCCGCGCAACGCGCGGGGCGAAGTCGTGCCGACGCCGGGGAGCGTCTCGCTCGTCGTCATCGATCCGGCTGCGGAAGGAGACGCCGGCCGCTTCGCACGTTGGGACTTCACCGCGAGCGATGCCGGAGCGCTGGTTCGCCCGCTCGCCACCGGCGGCAGCGGCGGCTTGCACTTCGAACTACCATGGCCCGAGACTCCGCCGGCTCACGCGAGGCTCAAGCTTTTCATTCGCTTCCATACCGACGACGGCCGACGCCTCCAGGCCGAGAAGGATCTCGTCGTCGACCTCGGCACGGGAAGTTCCGCGGCTTGGAAGAACCCGCTCGCGCCGCCATTGCAAACGGCGACCCGCGCGAACGCTGCTCCGCCGACGATCGCCGGCGGCAGCACGAACAAAGAGGCCGGCGCCGTGCAACCGGCAACGCTCCACTGGGGCGCACCGAAGCCGGCGATCAACGCGCCACGCGCCGAAGTGCTGATCCCGACGACGGACGCTCCGCTGCGACCGGTGCCGGACCCCAGCTTCGGCCCGATGCTCGTCGCTCCGGGTAACTAAACGCTACGCAAACAAAAAAACGGGGCCCGCCGATCATGGCGAGCCCCGTTTCGTTTTGTCATCTCATGCGATCGAGCGTTATTGCTTGATCATCATCTTGATCGCGTCGACGCAGCGGTTCGAGTAGCCCCATTCGTTGTCGTACCAGCTGACGAGCTTGAAGAACTTGCTATTGAGTTCCATGCCGCTGCCGGCGTCAAAGATGCTCGAGTGGGCGTCATGGATGAAGTCGGTCGAGCAGACTTCGTCGCTCGTGTAGGCCAAGATCCCCTTGAGATAGGTTTCCGAAGCCTTCTTCATCGCCGCGCAGATTTCCTTATACGACGTCGCCTTCACGGTTTTCACGGTGAGATCGACGACGCTCACGGTCGGCGTCGGCACGCGGAACGACATGCCCGACAGCTTCCCTTGCACTTCCGGAATCGCAAGACCGACGGCCTTCGCAGCGCCGGTCGTCGACGGGATGATGTTGATCGCAGCCGAGCGGCCACCTTTCCAATCCTTCTTCGACGGGCCGTCGACGGTCTTTTGCGTGGCCGTGTAGCTGTGGATCGTCGTCATCAGGCCTTCTTCGACGCCGAAACCTTCCTTCAGCAACACATGCACGATCGGCGCAAGACAGTTTGTCGTGCAGCTCGCATTGGAGACGATCGTGTGCTTCGCGGCGTCGTACTTATCGCAGTTCACGCCGAGAACCATCGTCAGGTCTTCGCCCTTGGCAGGCGCCGAGATCAAGACCTTCTTCGCGCCGGCGTCGATGTGTCCCTTGGCCTTCGCGGCTTCCGTGAAGAGGCCGGTCGATTCCAACACGAGGTCGATCTTCAAATCTTTCCACGGCATCGCGGCCGGGCCTTCTTTCACCGCCAAGCATTTAATCTTATGGCCGTCGACGCTCAAGATGTCGTCTTCCGCCACGCTCGGGCTCGACTTCTCGCTGAACACATCGCCCTTGAACTTGCCTTGCGTCGAATCGTACTTCACGAGGTAGGCGAGGTTGTCGGCCGGCACGAGGTCGTTCACCGCGACGACGTCGATTCCCTTGCCGAGCAAACCTTGGTCGCAGATGGCGCGAAACACGAGGCGACCGATCCGACCGAAACCATTAATGGCGACACGAATAGCCACGAAGCAATCTCCTTAACGAAGTGAAACCAAGGCAAGTCTCGCGACGATCGCATTCGTGCGATGCCGCGAGCTAGAAACGTTCGACGTGCATCGGCACGTCGCGGCTCCGTTCAGGAGTTCAGCGTCTAGGAAGCCCGGAAGTTGGAAGTCTGGAACCAGCGATCTGATGGGCGCTTGCGAAGCACGGGATTATACTGACGGCCTGACGCCTCTTCAACCCGCCGGACGACCCCCAAGCCGTGGCCGAGCGCACCGTCGCCGATCGCAACGCCGCAGACGCCGCTGAGACCGACGATTCCTCGGCGCCCCCTCCGTCGTGGCGTCTCCCGGTCGGCATTTCGCGCGGAGTTTGGGAATATGCGCACCGTCCGCAAGTTGCGGGCAACTACGACGAAGAATTCGCCGAAAATACGCTATTCGATTTCGATGAGAGCGTGTTGCTGCGGCATTTCACGAAGCCCGGCACGTTCGTCGATCTCGGCTGCGGCACCGGTCGCGCGTTGCTGCCGTTTGCGCGGCGTGGGTTTCAGGCGGTCGGTGTGGATCTCTCGCCGCGATTCCTTCGGCTGGTCGCCGAGAAGGCGACGCGCGAGAGTTTATCGATCGAATTGGTCGTCGCCAATCTCATCGAACTCGGTTGCCTCGCCGATGCCTCGGTCGATTATGCGGCGTGCCTCTTCAGCACGCTCGGCATGATCCGCGGCCGCGCATCGCGAGCGCAGGCGCTCGCGCATGTTTATCGCAGTTTGAAACCGGGCGGAATTTTTATCGTCCACGTTCACAATCGATGGCATAATTTGCGCGAGTCGCAAGGACGCCGCTGGTTGCTCAAGAACCTCACCTGGGAACGCTGGCGCGGCACGAACGAACCGGGCGATAAGTATTTTCCTTATCGCGGCATTCGCGAAATGTTTCTCCATCTCTTCACCAAGCCGGAGTTCGAGCGCGACCTGCGCGAGCCGGGCTTCGAGATCGTCGAACTGATTCCGCTCGACACGGCCAAGCGCCATGCCCTGCCGCACCCTTGGCTGTTCGGCAGGCTCCGGGCCAACGGCTGGATCGCGGTTTGCCGGAAGCCATGACCCGCGCAGAAAACGACGACCTGAAGGCACATCGTTTGCATCGACCATCCCACGCTTCTCTTCCATCGACCAGATCAAGCAACTTGAGCTCGAGATAAAGGAACCTCCACCATGTCGTCTCCCTTCGGAAACACCGATCCCACGCGTCGTCGCTCCCCGTTCGGGCTCCGCTTCGTGCCGATTCTGATGGGCCTGGCGATGATCGGCATCATGGCGATCAGCAATTGCCAAGAAGGGCCGTTCGGGAGGAATCAGGTCGTGGCGTTGAATCCGGAACAAGAGAAGGCCCTCGGGCTGCAAGCCTTTCAAGAAGTGCTGGCCCAAGAGAAGCGGCTCACGCGCGGCCCGCTCGTCGATGCCATTCGCACGATCGCCGTGAACTTGCAGCATGCCGCCGAAGACGGTGGATTCCTCAGCAGCGCGCAATTGAAACAGCAGCCGATGGAGTGGCGCGTCGAAGTCGTCGAGAGCGACCAGCAGAACGCCTTCTGCTTGCCCGGCGGAAAGATCGTCGTGTATACGGGCATCTTGCCGATCGCCGAGACCGACGCCGGACTCGCGACCGTGCTCGGGCACGAAATCTCGCACGCGCTCGCGCATCACGGAGCCGAGCGGATGGCGCAGCAGCAGATGGTGCAAATCGGCTTGATGAGCGCCGGCGGCGCGGCGGCCGATATGTCGCCCGAAGATCGCATGCGGATCATGCAGGCGCTCAACGCCGGCGCGAAGTTCGGCATCTTGCGCTATAGTCGCAAACATGAATCGGAAGCCGATCACCTCGGCTTGCTGCTCATGGCGACGGCCGGCTACGACCCGCGCGAAAGCATGAAATTCTGGGAGCGTATGAAGCACGTCGGCGGCGGCTCTCCGCCGGAGTTTCTTTCGACGCACCCGAGCCATGAGACGCGCATCTCCGATCTTAACGGTTGGATGCCAGTCGCGATTCAGCTGTACGACAAGTCTCCGCACAAGCAGCCGACCAAGGCGCTGCCGAAGGCCGATTTCTCCGGTGCGATGGTGCCGTGATCGGCTCTTAAGCAAATCCGTTCGCGCATAAAAAAAGCACAGGCCAGCGCTCGGCTGGCCTGTGCTTTTTGGAATGGCTTTCGCGGGAGCGCGGGTTACTTCGTGCGCCCCTTCTTCTTCTTCGAGATCGGCATGACCGCTTTAATTTCGATCCGCTCGCCGTAGACCGGCGTCACGGTTCCTTGCACCGGGAAGCTCTGACCGTCGCCCGAGACCGCATCGCCGACGCTCGCCAAGCCCCAATCGGAGATCGTCACGGGAATCGAGACCGCGGCACTGACCTTAAACGTCATCGGCTTCGGCCCTGCCATGACGGTGAGCACGCCGTCCTTGTACGTCTTCACCGAACCGCGAACGAAATAATCGCCGGCAGCCCCCGGCTTCGCATCAGGCCCGGCTGTCGAAAAAACTCCCGGTGCGTTGATTTCCGATTGCTGGACGATCTGCAGTTTGTCGATTTCCTTGGTCGGCATGCCCTTGTCGTCCAATACGGTATCGAGTTGCACGAACATCTTCGGTGCGAGAAACTCGGGAGCCGCGCTCCCCAGCACGGAGACCTTCGATTTCTGATCGAACATCAAGCCGTACGACTTGCCGTCGTTGCCGTTGACCATCAGGCCTTGCGAGGTCACTTGTGCGACCTTGCCGTCGACCTTCATGATCGTCCCCTGAGGAGCCTGGGCCAGCGACGATTGCGAGACCGACAGCAAAAGTCCGAGCGCGACGACACCGACGACACGGCAAAGCATGGGGCGTTTCTCCAAAGCAATGAATCGAATGAAGGGACGGATGGGGTTGCTTCGTATCGCGGCGTGCCGAAACCGGCGCTGCCGATCCGGGCGATGGATCGCGGCGCAGACACGCAAAGACGAAGCGGGCGTCGGCTTTCAACATAGCGTAGCCGCCGACTTATCGCCACTATTTTCATCGCTGGCCGCCCCCTCGGCGGTTGCCCGCCGGCCTGCCGAGGCCCACAATAACGGCACTAGCGCAACTGCCCGAATAAACCGCCGCCCGACGTTGATTCCGCAATTAGGCTCTTTCCCATGACCGCTGCCGCCGAACCCCGTTTGACCGTCCCTAAATTTATCGCAATGAAAGGGTCGGGACGTAAAATCTCGATGCTCACCGCCTACGACTACCCCATGGCGCGGCTCCTCGACGAGTCGGGCATCGACGCCATTCTCGTCGGCGACAGCATGTCGATGGTCGTCCAAGGGCACGACACGACCCTGCCGGTGACGCTCGACGAAATCATCTATCACGCCGAAATGGTCGGCCGCGCCGTCCGACGGGCCCTGGTTATCGTCGATATGCCGTTTCCGACCAACCACCTGGGCCGCTACAAAGCGGTGGAGAACGCCGGTCGGATCCTCAAGGAAACCCGTTGCCAAGCCGTCAAGCTCGAGGGGGGGGCCGACCAAGCCGAGATCATCGCCGGACTCACCTCGGCCGGCATTCCGGTCGTCGCCCACTGCGGGCTTCGTCCGCAGAACGTCCATCTGCTCGGGGGTTATAAAGTGCAGCGCGATCGCGAACGCTTGCTGCGCGAAGCGGCCGAGGCCGAGCAGGCCGGCGCGTTCTGCGTCCTCCTCGAATGCATTCCGGCCGATCTCGCCGCCGAGATCACGAAGAGCCTCCGTGTGCCTACGATCGGCATCGGAGCCGGCGGCGACTGCGACGGCCAAGTCCTCGTCACGCCCGACATGCTCGGCCTCACCTCCGGGTACACGCCGAAGTTCGTCAAGCAATACGCCGACCTCCGCGCGCAGATTCAAACCGCGGTGACGGCGTATCGCGACGAAGTCGGCGACGGCCGATTCCCAACGCCCGACCAGCAGTATCGCTAACGCACGCCCCGTCTCCTTCGCAACATTTACTCTCAGCACGGAACTTGAACATGCCCAATCGACTTGCGAAGGAAACGAGTCCGTACCTCCTTCAACATAAGAACAATCCGGTCGATTGGTATCCGTGGGGCGCGGAAGCGTTCGAGGCGGCGAAGAAGCTCGATCGTCCGATCTTTCTTTCGGTCGGCTACAGCGCATGCCACTGGTGTCATGTGATGGAGCATGAGAGCTTCGAGAATGCCGAGATCGCGAAGCAGATGAACGACGGTTTCATCTGCGTCAAAGTCGATCGCGAAGAGCGGCCCGACGTCGACCAGATCTACATGAACGCCGTGCAATCGCTCACCGGTCGCGGCGGCTGGCCGATGTCGGTGTTTCTCACTCCCGACCTGCGCCCGTTTTACGGCGGCACCTACTGGCCGCCGAAGTCGCGCGCGGGAATGCCCGGCTTCGAGCAAGTGATGGCCGCGGTGCTCGATGCTTGGAAGAATCGCCGGCCGGCGCTCTTCGATCAAGCCGAGCAACTGACCGACCACTTGAAGGTCGTCGGTTCCGCGGGTTCCGACGGCAAGAATTCTCCGAAGCTTTCCCCCGCGATGTTCACGGCGGTCGAGGCGTCGTTGACGAAACTTTTCGATCCGGCCGAAGGGGGCTTCGGCGGCGCGCCGAAGTTTCCGCACCCGATGGACCTCCGCGTATTGCTCCGGCTTTGGAAGCGAACCGGCAAGCGCGAGGCGCTCGACATGGCGACCTTCACGCTCGACAAGATGGCCGGCGGCGGTATCTACGACCAACTCGCCGGCGGCTTTCATCGCTATAGCGTCGACGCGCGCTGGCTCGTCCCGCATTTCGAGAAGATGCTCTACGACAACGCCCTCTTGGCCGTTGCCTACACGGAAACATATCAAGCGACCGGCCGCGAAGACTATGCCCGCACGCTGCGCGAAACGCTCGACTACATCCTACGCGAGATGACGACCCCCGAAGGGGCTTTCTCCAGCACGCAAGACGCCGACAGCGAAGGCGAAGAAGGGAAGTTCTACGTCTGGACGGTTGCGGAAGTCACCTCGATTCTCGGAGCCGATCAAGCCAAGACCTTCTGCGAGATTTACGACATCACGACGCGCGGCAACTTCGAGCCCGAGGTGCATCCCGGCCGAAGCATCTTGAACCTGTCGACGTCGCTCGCCGCGCATGCGAAGCGGCTCAATCGCAACGTCGACGAACTCCGGACCGAGCTCTCCGCCGCCCGCGCGAAGCTGCTCGCGGTACGCACGAAGCGTATTCCGCCCGGACTCGACGACAAAGTGTTGACGTCGTGGAACGGCCTGATGATCGACGCCATGGCGACGGCGGCCCGCGTGCTCGGCGAGCCCCGCTACCTTGCCGCGGCGCAGCGCGCCGCCGACTTCCTCACGACGAAGCTGCGCCGGCCCGATGGTCGACTACTGCATAGCTACCGGCATGGGCAAGCGAAGTTCGACGGCTACCTCGACGACTACGCTTGCCTCGCGCAAGCCCTTACGTCGCTGTACGAAGCCGACTTCGACGGTCGGTGGATCGACGAGGCGACGAAGCTCTGCGACACGATGCTCGCCCACTTCTCCGACGTCGAGCGCGGCGGCTTCTACTACACGGCCGACGACCACGAAAAGCTGATCGCCCGCAACAAAGACGTCTACGACAATGCCGTACCGAGCGGGACCGGCATGGCCCTCACCGTGCTGGTCCGCCTCGGCAAGCTGACCGGCAACGCCACGTATCTCGTCGCGGCCGAGCGAACCTTTGCCACCATCGCCGAACTGTTCGAGCGAGCCCCGACGGCGGTCGGCCAATCGTTGCTGGCGCTCGATCTCTGGCTTGGCCCGACGCAAGAAATCGTCGTCGCGGCCGACGACCCCGCCGGACGCGATGCCCTCTTAAAGCAAGTGAACGGCCCCTTCTGGCCGAACAAAGTCATCGCGGCGGTGCCGGGCAAAGGGGCATCGAAGCATCTCGCAGCGGTGCTCGAAGGGAAGAAACCGCAACGCAATCAGCCGACCCTCTTCGTCTGCGAGAACTTCACTTGCCAAGCCCCCGTCACAGGCAGCGAGGCAATCGAAACGACGATCGCGAAATACGCGAAGCGCGGCACGTAACGGCACGCCGCAGATTCAACGACTATGCCGACAGCCGATCCGGTATGCGTCGGCGTAAGCTGAGCATCATCTCGATCTCGCCGAGCGGCATCCCGAGCCGGTCGGCGATTGTCGTCGGGCCGTTTCCGGCGTTCGCCATCGCAAACACCGCGGCATAGCGAGCCGTTTCATCGACGGTTTCCCCCGGGACCATGCGCGGGGCACCTTGCAACCTGCGTGTCTCCATCGCTTCCAGCCGGGCAATTCGCTCATCGGCCGCCGACAGCAACTGCTGCAGCATCGCGATCTTATTGTCGAGCCGAGCTTGCACGTCGCGCGTGAAGTCGTGGATCTCGGTTTGCCAACGGAGCGTCTCCGGCGGCGCGTAAGCATCGCGGACGCGGCTTCCTTCGCCGACGGGCTGCGCCTCGCGTAGCTGCTGCTTGCGCCGCGCAATGTGCAACCGCACCAGCAGCGTCGTCGTCACGGCGCCGACCAACAATAGTTTCAGAAACGAACTCGGGTCGAATTCCATCGCGAATAACATCCTTGTTCGCTCTCGTAAGATCGCAGGCCGTCCGTTGGCCTGCGAGTGGTTTCTGCTAACTCGTCGAAGGCCCGTTCGCCGCCGGTGGCGCCGCGGGAACTGCCGCAGGCGGAGCTTGCTTCGCGGCATCGAACGCGCGCTGGGCCGTTTCGAATACCTCGCGCAGCGCCACTCCGTGGGCCTCGGCGATCTTCCGGCAGGCCTCGAACTCAGGCGAGAAATTAGGCTCTTGGCCCGCGATCCAGCCGAGCTTCCCTTCCACCGCGCCCCACGGCGTTTCGACGCTATGCGGCTTCCGCTCCAGCTTGTGTCTGCTCGCCGGCCAACGCCGCACGCCGAGCGTGCCGGTCTCTTTGAAGATCGTCTTTTCGATCTTCTCTAAGTCGGCCGCGTGGCAGAGCACGGTCAACGTCGTGCCGGGCCGGTTCTTCTTCATCTGGATCGCGGTCGTATAGACGTCGAGCGCTCCCTTTTCCCAGAGCTTCGTCGTGCAGTAGCCGATCACTTCGCCGCTGATATCGTCGAGGTTCGTTTCGACGACCCACACCTGATCGCTCGCGGCGACTTCAACGCTCTCTCCCACGAACAGCCGCAAGATGTTCGGATGCGAGGCGAAGTCTTTGTCGCCCGATCCGTAACCGATCCGCGCAATTTTCATTCCCGGCAACGGCCCGAACGCGTCGACCAAGGTTGCCAAGATCGCGGCCCCGGTCGGGGTCGTGAGCTCGCCGTCGACGTTCGACTCGGCGATCGGAATTCCTTGCAGCAGCTCGGCCGTGGCAGGTGCCGGAATGCTGCAACGACCGTGCTCGATATTGATGAAGCCGCGTCCGGTCGGCACGGGGGAACAATAGATACGATCGACGCCGAGCAAATCCCACCCGACGGCCGCGCCGCAAATATCGGCGATCGAGTCGACCGCGCCGACTTCGTGGAAATGCACTTTGCGGATCGTCGTGCCGTGGACCTTCGCTTCCGACTCACCGAGCTTCGTGAAGATCCGTTTCGCCAGATCTTTCTGCCGCGGCGAAAGCTGTGAGGCGTCGATCATGTCGGTGATGTGATGCAGATGCCGATGCGCATGTTCCGGCTCATGCTCGACGTTGATCTTCGTCGCTCGAAACCCTTTGCGCTTGACCTCCGTGGCGACGAGCTTGCACGTCGGCAGCTTCAGCGAATCGATCGCCGCTTGGATCGCGCCGAGTTCCACTCCGGCATCGACGAGCGCCCCGAGAGTCATGTCGCCGCTGATTCCGCTCAAGCAATCTAAGTACGCAATCTTCACGTTTCGAGAATCCTCGCGCGGTCGGGGGCGATGCGGCACCGGTTCCAGTGCGCGCCGAAAACGGCTGTATGAAAGTGCTGTATTCTAGATGCCGGCGAGCGCGTCACAAGAGCAACGTCGCAACAGCTAGCACGACTGGAGCGCCTCGCGCTGCCGCGGGGCTCGACGTTGACCCCTCTCCCCCGGCTCGCTACAGTACCGCCCCGAGCCGGATATCGAATCGCTGCCGCCCCGTTTCGCCCGCTTGTCACGCACTCGCCCGTCATGCCCCTGACCCTGAAAACGCCGCGACCGAACATCTCCGCCGTGCCGCTCG
It contains:
- the panB gene encoding 3-methyl-2-oxobutanoate hydroxymethyltransferase; this translates as MTAAAEPRLTVPKFIAMKGSGRKISMLTAYDYPMARLLDESGIDAILVGDSMSMVVQGHDTTLPVTLDEIIYHAEMVGRAVRRALVIVDMPFPTNHLGRYKAVENAGRILKETRCQAVKLEGGADQAEIIAGLTSAGIPVVAHCGLRPQNVHLLGGYKVQRDRERLLREAAEAEQAGAFCVLLECIPADLAAEITKSLRVPTIGIGAGGDCDGQVLVTPDMLGLTSGYTPKFVKQYADLRAQIQTAVTAYRDEVGDGRFPTPDQQYR
- a CDS encoding ATP-dependent Clp protease proteolytic subunit, which encodes MPLIPYVIEKSGREERAMDIYSRLLKDRIVFLGTQVNDEVANAIVAQLLFLQSDDPKADIHLYINSPGGSVTAGLAIYDTMQFVTCDVATYCIGQCASMGAVLLTAGAAGKRHALPNSRIMIHQPLAGMEGTAEEILIHVKEFRKIKQKLNTILLRHTGHPLEKIQADTERDNFMSAEEARDYNLVDKVIDRMDRPVTTPQTAPT
- the larC gene encoding nickel pincer cofactor biosynthesis protein LarC; this translates as MKIAYLDCLSGISGDMTLGALVDAGVELGAIQAAIDSLKLPTCKLVATEVKRKGFRATKINVEHEPEHAHRHLHHITDMIDASQLSPRQKDLAKRIFTKLGESEAKVHGTTIRKVHFHEVGAVDSIADICGAAVGWDLLGVDRIYCSPVPTGRGFINIEHGRCSIPAPATAELLQGIPIAESNVDGELTTPTGAAILATLVDAFGPLPGMKIARIGYGSGDKDFASHPNILRLFVGESVEVAASDQVWVVETNLDDISGEVIGYCTTKLWEKGALDVYTTAIQMKKNRPGTTLTVLCHAADLEKIEKTIFKETGTLGVRRWPASRHKLERKPHSVETPWGAVEGKLGWIAGQEPNFSPEFEACRKIAEAHGVALREVFETAQRAFDAAKQAPPAAVPAAPPAANGPSTS
- a CDS encoding M48 family metallopeptidase, whose product is MSSPFGNTDPTRRRSPFGLRFVPILMGLAMIGIMAISNCQEGPFGRNQVVALNPEQEKALGLQAFQEVLAQEKRLTRGPLVDAIRTIAVNLQHAAEDGGFLSSAQLKQQPMEWRVEVVESDQQNAFCLPGGKIVVYTGILPIAETDAGLATVLGHEISHALAHHGAERMAQQQMVQIGLMSAGGAAADMSPEDRMRIMQALNAGAKFGILRYSRKHESEADHLGLLLMATAGYDPRESMKFWERMKHVGGGSPPEFLSTHPSHETRISDLNGWMPVAIQLYDKSPHKQPTKALPKADFSGAMVP
- the gap gene encoding type I glyceraldehyde-3-phosphate dehydrogenase is translated as MAIRVAINGFGRIGRLVFRAICDQGLLGKGIDVVAVNDLVPADNLAYLVKYDSTQGKFKGDVFSEKSSPSVAEDDILSVDGHKIKCLAVKEGPAAMPWKDLKIDLVLESTGLFTEAAKAKGHIDAGAKKVLISAPAKGEDLTMVLGVNCDKYDAAKHTIVSNASCTTNCLAPIVHVLLKEGFGVEEGLMTTIHSYTATQKTVDGPSKKDWKGGRSAAINIIPSTTGAAKAVGLAIPEVQGKLSGMSFRVPTPTVSVVDLTVKTVKATSYKEICAAMKKASETYLKGILAYTSDEVCSTDFIHDAHSSIFDAGSGMELNSKFFKLVSWYDNEWGYSNRCVDAIKMMIKQ
- a CDS encoding methyltransferase domain-containing protein, giving the protein MAERTVADRNAADAAETDDSSAPPPSWRLPVGISRGVWEYAHRPQVAGNYDEEFAENTLFDFDESVLLRHFTKPGTFVDLGCGTGRALLPFARRGFQAVGVDLSPRFLRLVAEKATRESLSIELVVANLIELGCLADASVDYAACLFSTLGMIRGRASRAQALAHVYRSLKPGGIFIVHVHNRWHNLRESQGRRWLLKNLTWERWRGTNEPGDKYFPYRGIREMFLHLFTKPEFERDLREPGFEIVELIPLDTAKRHALPHPWLFGRLRANGWIAVCRKP
- a CDS encoding thioredoxin domain-containing protein, encoding MPNRLAKETSPYLLQHKNNPVDWYPWGAEAFEAAKKLDRPIFLSVGYSACHWCHVMEHESFENAEIAKQMNDGFICVKVDREERPDVDQIYMNAVQSLTGRGGWPMSVFLTPDLRPFYGGTYWPPKSRAGMPGFEQVMAAVLDAWKNRRPALFDQAEQLTDHLKVVGSAGSDGKNSPKLSPAMFTAVEASLTKLFDPAEGGFGGAPKFPHPMDLRVLLRLWKRTGKREALDMATFTLDKMAGGGIYDQLAGGFHRYSVDARWLVPHFEKMLYDNALLAVAYTETYQATGREDYARTLRETLDYILREMTTPEGAFSSTQDADSEGEEGKFYVWTVAEVTSILGADQAKTFCEIYDITTRGNFEPEVHPGRSILNLSTSLAAHAKRLNRNVDELRTELSAARAKLLAVRTKRIPPGLDDKVLTSWNGLMIDAMATAARVLGEPRYLAAAQRAADFLTTKLRRPDGRLLHSYRHGQAKFDGYLDDYACLAQALTSLYEADFDGRWIDEATKLCDTMLAHFSDVERGGFYYTADDHEKLIARNKDVYDNAVPSGTGMALTVLVRLGKLTGNATYLVAAERTFATIAELFERAPTAVGQSLLALDLWLGPTQEIVVAADDPAGRDALLKQVNGPFWPNKVIAAVPGKGASKHLAAVLEGKKPQRNQPTLFVCENFTCQAPVTGSEAIETTIAKYAKRGT